One Bufo gargarizans isolate SCDJY-AF-19 chromosome 3, ASM1485885v1, whole genome shotgun sequence DNA segment encodes these proteins:
- the ADORA3 gene encoding adenosine receptor A3, producing the protein MANQTYSDDYSKTYIAVETVIGIVAVLGNILVIWAVKLNPSLQNTTFFFIVSLAFADLAVGVLVMPLAIVVSLGKHLHFHSCLFMCCLLIILTNASILSLLAISIDRYLRVKIPTRYKSVITTRRICVSIWCVWIVSLIVGLVPMFGWNNRSTLKEEEKNYLKCKFESVIRMDYMVYFNIFGWVFLPLLIMLALYIEIFYLIRKHLAKGKSNVKGKGMFYGNEYKTAKSLSLVLLLFALSWLPLSILNCLILFKPSVKDSSVFPSALLIAILLSHANSAMNPIIYAFKIKKFKDSYIQIIRSYILHRVMLTESLSGEHTLDEISQE; encoded by the exons ATGGCAAATCAGACATATTCAGATGACTACAGCAAGACATACATTGCCGTGGAGACTGTGATTGGAATTGTAGCTGTTTTGGGCAACATCCTGGTCATCTGGGCAGTGAAACTAAACCCAAGCCTGCAGAATACAACCTTTTTCTTCATTGTGTCTCTTGCCTTTGCAGACCTGGCTGTGGGGGTCCTGGTCATGCCCTTGGCCATTGTAGTAAGCCTGGGCAAACATTTGCATTTCCACTCCTGTTTGTTCATGTGCTGTCTACTGATTATTCTGACCAATGCCTCCATCCTATCCCTGCTTGCAATATCCATTGACAGATACTTGAGAGTTAAGATACCTACAAG GTATAAATCTGTGATCACGACTAGGAGAATATGCGTATCGATCTGGTGCGTCTGGATAGTGTCACTCATAGTGGGGCTGGTGCCGATGTTTGGATGGAACAATAGATCTACATTAAAGGAAGAAGAGAAAAACTATCTCAAGTGCAAATTCGAAAGTGTTATAAGGATGGATTATATGGTTTACTTCAATATTTTTGGATGGGTTTTTCTTCCCTTGCTGATTATGCTAGCTTTATATATTGAGATATTCTATCTGATCCGGAAACATTTAGCAAAAGGTAAATCCAACGTCAAAGGCAAAGGAATGTTCTATGGCAATGAGTACAAGACGGCCAAATCTCTCTCCCTTGTTTTGTTGCTGTTTGCCCTTAGCTGGTTGCCACTGTCCATTCTTAATTGCCTTATCCTCTTTAAACCATCTGTAAAAGATTCCAGTGTATTCCCGTCAGCCCTACTTATTGCTATTTTACTGTCTCATGCCAACTCTGCAATGAATCCCATCATCTAcgcttttaaaataaaaaagtttaaagatAGCTACATTCAGATTATCAGATCATACATTTTGCACAGAGTCATGTTGACTGAAAGTCTAAGTGGTGAGCATACACTGGATGAAATATCTCAGGAATGA